Proteins co-encoded in one Corylus avellana chromosome ca9, CavTom2PMs-1.0 genomic window:
- the LOC132192062 gene encoding hydroxycinnamoyl-CoA:piscidic acid hydroxycinnamoyltransferase-like gives MITFKSSCMIVPSEPTPNGLLLLSESDQVMQWTHTPLVIIYKPNNNTNIIPFSIETMKNSLSRALVPYYPLAGRLHWIEGGRLQLHCNAMGAQLTEAYSESKLDEFGDFTPNGMVQHLFPRVDYGTTSIEEQPLLLVQITKFPCGGLCVGTAISHIVADGRAAMNFTNAWAKLGRGEDLGCDEMPFHDRTMLRSREVLPVLPHFDHIAFSKPPLLIGCSDTKAEKEKETSAVLLKVTKEQVEELQKKANQNMVLARPYSRYEAIAGHMWRCACKARAGDDCQPTRVSFGADGRNRFKPPLPQGYFGNAIFTSVTSTCLYADLLSKPLSYAAGKLREAIERVTDEYITSALDFIMSQKDVSPLRKNFHIRGYTEAPFLGNPNINITSLINLPMYSVDFGWGKPVYVGPGILHSDGKIFIMSSPADEGSLVIALCLQTQYMDSFKKFFYEDI, from the coding sequence ATGATAACCTTCAAATCTAGTTGCATGATTGTTCCAAGCGAGCCAACCCCAAATGGCCTTTTATTGTTATCTGAGAGCGACCAAGTGATGCAGTGGACTCATACACCTCTCGTCATCATTTACAAACCCAACAACAACACCAATATTATACCATTTTCAATTGAAACAATGAAGAACTCCTTGAGCCGTGCATTGGTTCCCTACTACCCACTTGCTGGCCGGCTACACTGGATCGAAGGAGGTCGACTGCAACTTCATTGCAATGCCATGGGAGCGCAACTGACGGAAGCTTACTCTGAATCAAAACTTGACGAATTTGGTGATTTTACACCAAATGGGATGGTCCAACATCTTTTCCCTAGAGTTGATTACGGTACTACTTCAATTGAGGAGCAACCCTTATTGCTGGTGcaaataacaaaatttcctTGTGGTGGGCTTTGTGTTGGAACCGCCATATCCCACATTGTGGCTGATGGACGGGCTGCAATGAACTTCACCAACGCATGGGCTAAGTTGGGTCGTGGAGAGGATTTGGGGTGCGACGAGATGCCGTTTCATGATCGAACAATGTTACGATCACGTGAAGTATTGCCAGTTCTTCCACATTTTGATCATATAGCGTTCTCAAAACCACCTCTCTTAATAGGTTGCTCCGACACTAAAgcagagaaagagaaggaaactAGTGCTGTCTTACTAAAAGTCACCAAAGAGCAAGTTGAGGAACTGCAGAAGAAAGCCAATCAAAACATGGTTTTGGCACGACCCTATTCTAGATACGAAGCTATCGCCGGCCACATGTGGAGGTGTGCATGCAAGGCACGTGCAGGCGATGATTGTCAACCAACAAGAGTTAGCTTCGGAGCCGACGGCCGCAATCGGTTCAAACCACCTCTCCCTCAAGGATACTTTGGGAATGCAATCTTTACTTCCGTGACATCGACGTGTCTTTATGCTGACCTCTTGTCCAAGCCACTGAGTTATGCTGCTGGGAAACTGAGGGAAGCAATTGAGAGAGTTACAGATGAGTATATAACATCCGCTCTTGATTTTATAATGAGTCAAAAAGATGTGTCTCCTTTGAGGAAAAACTTCCACATCAGGGGATACACTGAAGCACCTTTCTTAGGGAATCCTAATATTAATATCACCAGTTTGATCAATTTGCCTATGTATAGTGTAGATTTTGGATGGGGAAAGCCTGTATACGTGGGTCCAGGGATCTTGCATTCCGATGGCAAGATATTTATCATGTCAAGTCCTGCAGATGAAGGATCTCTTGTCATAGCATTGTGTTTGCAAACACAATACATGGATTCCTTTAAAAAGTTCTTCTACGAGGATATATAA
- the LOC132191275 gene encoding hydroxycinnamoyl-CoA:piscidic acid hydroxycinnamoyltransferase-like, with amino-acid sequence MITLKSTCMIVPSEPTPNGLLLFSESDQVMQWTHAPLIIIYKPNNNTNIIPFSIETMKNSLSRALVPYYPLAGRLHWIEGGRLQLHCNAMGAQLTEAYSESTLDEFGDFTPNGIIQYLFPRVDYSTTSIEEQPLFLVQLTRFPCGGLCVGTAISHIVADGRAAMNFTNAWAKLARGEDLGCDEMPFHDRTMLRSREVPHVLPRFDHIAFSKPPLLIGCSDTKAEQEKETNAVLLKVTKEKVEELQKKANQNMVLARPYSRYEAVAGHIWRCACKARAGDNCQPTRVRLAADGRNRFKPPLPQGYFGNAIFEAVTSTCLYADLLSEPLSYAAGKLREAIERVTDEYITSALDFITSQKDVAPLRKSFHIRGYTEAPFLGNPNVSIGSWISLPLYSVDFGWGKPLYVGPGILNSDGKIFIMPGPTDEGSLVIALCLQTQCMDSFKKFFYEDI; translated from the coding sequence ATGATAACTTTAAAGTCTACTTGCATGATCGTTCCAAGCGAGCCAACCCCAAATGGCCTTCTATTGTTTTCAGAGAGCGACCAAGTGATGCAGTGGACTCATGCACCACTCATCATCATTTACAAACCCAACAACAACACCAATATTATACCATTTTCAATTGAGACAATGAAGAACTCTCTGAGCCGTGCATTGGTTCCCTACTACCCACTTGCTGGCCGGCTACACTGGATCGAAGGAGGCCGACTTCAACTTCATTGCAACGCCATGGGAGCTCAACTGACTGAAGCTTACTCTGAATCAACTCTGGATGAATTTGGTGATTTTACACCAAACGGGATAATTCAATATCTTTTCCCTAGAGTTGATTACAGTACTACTTCAATTGAGGAACAACCTTTATTCTTGGTGCAACTAACAAGATTTCCTTGTGGTGGCCTTTGTGTTGGAACGGCCATATCCCACATTGTGGCTGATGGACGGGCTGCAATGAACTTCACCAATGCATGGGCTAAGTTGGCTCGTGGAGAGGATCTGGGGTGTGATGAGATGCCGTTTCATGATCGAACCATGTTACGATCACGTGAAGTACCACATGTGCTTCCACGTTTTGATCATATAGCGTTCTCAAAACCACCACTCTTAATAGGTTGCTCCGACACTAAAGCAGAGCAAGAAAAGGAAACTAATGCTGTCTTACTCAAAGTCACCAAAGAGAAAGTTGAGGAATTGCAGAAAAAAGCCAATCAAAACATGGTGTTGGCACGACCCTATTCTAGATACGAAGCTGTCGCCGGCCACATCTGGAGGTGTGCATGCAAGGCACGTGCAGGCGATAATTGTCAACCAACAAGAGTTCGCCTCGCAGCTGACGGCCGCAATCGGTTCAAACCACCTCTACCTCAAGGATACTTTGGGAATGCAATCTTCGAAGCCGTGACATCGACATGCCTTTATGCTGACCTCTTGTCCGAGCCACTAAGTTATGCTGCTGGAAAACTGAGGGAAGCAATTGAGAGAGTTACAGATGAGTATATAACATCCGCTCTTGATTTTATAACAAGTCAAAAAGATGTGGCTCCTCTGAGGAAAAGCTTCCACATCAGAGGATACACTGAAGCACCTTTCTTAGGAAATCCTAATGTTAGTATTGGCAGCTGGATTAGTTTGCCTTTGTATAGTGTAGATTTTGGATGGGGAAAGCCTCTCTACGTGGGTCCAGGGATTTTGAATTCTGATGGTAAGATATTTATCATGCCAGGCCCAACAGATGAAGGATCTCTCGTCATAGCATTGTGTTTGCAAACACAATGCATGGATTCCTTCAAAAAGTTTTTCTACGAGGATATATGA
- the LOC132191722 gene encoding hydroxycinnamoyl-CoA:piscidic acid hydroxycinnamoyltransferase-like, with protein sequence MITFKSTCMIVPNEPTPNGLLLLSECDQVMQWTHAPLIFIYKPNNNTIKPFSIETMKNSLGRALVHYYPLAGRLHWIEGGRLQLHCNAMGAQLTEAYSESNLDEFGDFTPNGIIQHLFPRVDYSSTSIEERPLLLVQLTRFPCGGLCVGIAISHIVVDGWATLNFTNAWAKLARGEDLGCDEMPFHDRTMLRSHEVPPVRPRFEHISFTKPPLLIGCSDTKAEQEKETSAVLLKVTKEQIEVLQKKANQNMVLARPYSRYEVVAGHIWRCACKARANDDCQPTRVSFSTDCRNRFKPPLPQGYFGNVIFTAVTSPCLYADLLSKPLSYAAGKLREAIERVTNEYITSALDFITSQKDVAPLRKNFHIRGYTEAPFLGNPNVFIGSWINLPLN encoded by the exons ATGATAACCTTCAAGTCTACTTGCATGATCGTTCCAAACGAGCCAACCCCAAATGGCCTTTTGTTGTTATCTGAGTGCGACCAAGTAATGCAGTGGACTCATGCACCTCTCATCTTCATTTACAAACCCAACAACAACACCATTAAACCATTTTCAATTGAGACAATGAAGAACTCCCTAGGCCGTGCATTGGTTCACTACTATCCACTTGCTGGCCGACTCCACTGGATCGAAGGAGGCCGACTGCAACTTCATTGCAACGCCATGGGAGCGCAACTGACGGAAGCTTACTCTGAATCAAATCTGGACGAATTTGGTGATTTTACACCAAACGGGATAATCCAACATCTTTTCCCTAGAGTTGATTACAGTTCTACTTCAATTGAGGAGCGGCCCTTGTTGTTGGTGCAACTAACAAGATTTCCTTGTGGTGGCCTTTGTGTTGGAATAGCCATATCCCACATTGTGGTTGATGGATGGGCTACACTGAACTTCACCAACGCATGGGCTAAGTTGGCTCGTGGAGAGGATCTGGGGTGTGATGAGATGCCATTTCATGATCGAACTATGTTACGATCACATGAAGTACCGCCTGTGCGTCCACGTTTTGAACATATATCGTTTACAAAACCACCACTCTTAATAGGTTGCTCTGACACTAAAGCAGAACAAGAGAAGGAAACTAGTGCTGTCTTACTCAAAGTCACCAAAGAGCAAATTGAGGTACTGCAGAAAAAAGCCAATCAAAACATGGTGTTGGCACGACCTTATTCTAGATACGAAGTTGTCGCTGGCCACATTTGGAGGTGTGCATGCAAGGCACGTGCAAATGATGATTGTCAACCAACAAGAGTTAGCTTCTCAACCGACTGCCGCAATCGGTTCAAACCACCCCTCCCTCAAGGATACTTTGGGAATGTAATCTTCACTGCCGTGACATCGCCGTGTCTTTATGCTGACCTCTTGTCCAAGCCACTGAGTTATGCTGCTGGAAAACTGAGGGAAGCAATTGAGAGAGTTACCAATGAGTACATAACATCCGCTCTTGATTTTATAACGAGTCAAAAAGATGTTGCTCCTTTGAGAAAAAACTTCCACATCAGGGGATACACTGAAGCACCTTTCTTAGGGAACCCTAATGTTTTTATTGGCAGCTGGATCAATTTGCCTTT AAATTAG